From Campylobacter upsaliensis, the proteins below share one genomic window:
- the ccoO gene encoding cytochrome-c oxidase, cbb3-type subunit II: protein MFAWLEKNPFFFAVAVFIVIAYAGIVEVLPNFADNARPLEGKKPYSVLELAGRQVYIKDSCNACHSQLIRPFKSETDRYGMYSVSGEFAYDRPFLWGSKRTGPDLARVGNYRTADWHENHMLDPTSVVPGSIMPAYKHMFSNNADIETAYAEALTVKKVFNVPYDVEGQTKLGTWEEAQEEVKAQAAEIVEQMKNQEVKDAFARGEIKEIVALIAYLNSLK, encoded by the coding sequence ATGTTTGCTTGGTTAGAAAAAAATCCTTTCTTTTTTGCTGTGGCAGTTTTTATCGTCATTGCTTATGCGGGTATTGTTGAAGTTTTACCAAATTTCGCAGATAATGCAAGACCTCTTGAGGGTAAAAAGCCTTATTCTGTGTTAGAACTTGCAGGGCGTCAAGTTTATATTAAAGATAGTTGTAATGCTTGCCATTCTCAGCTTATCCGTCCATTTAAGTCTGAAACAGACCGCTATGGTATGTATTCAGTTAGTGGCGAATTTGCTTATGATAGACCATTTTTGTGGGGTTCAAAAAGAACAGGACCTGATTTAGCACGCGTAGGAAATTATAGAACAGCAGATTGGCACGAAAATCATATGCTAGATCCTACTTCTGTGGTGCCTGGTTCTATTATGCCAGCTTATAAGCATATGTTTAGCAATAATGCCGACATTGAAACAGCCTATGCGGAGGCACTCACGGTAAAAAAAGTCTTTAATGTCCCTTACGATGTGGAAGGACAAACTAAGCTTGGCACTTGGGAAGAAGCACAAGAGGAAGTTAAGGCTCAAGCGGCTGAGATTGTGGAGCAGATGAAAAATCAAGAGGTTAAAGACGCTTTTGCTAGGGGAGAAATCAAAGAAATCGTTGCTTTGATTGCTTATTTAAATAGTCTAAAGTAA
- a CDS encoding cytochrome c oxidase, cbb3-type, CcoQ subunit: protein MQDLEIFFSVIGQLLSFNLSGIEKREWEIFQGYGFFSLVVFLVVVLYAYWFHLYRSEKRGERNYEKYADLALNDELDDRILENKRSA from the coding sequence ATGCAGGATTTAGAAATTTTTTTTAGCGTCATAGGACAGCTTTTAAGCTTTAATTTGTCCGGTATAGAAAAACGCGAATGGGAGATTTTTCAAGGCTATGGCTTTTTCTCCCTTGTTGTTTTTTTAGTCGTTGTTTTATATGCGTATTGGTTTCATCTTTATAGAAGCGAAAAAAGGGGTGAAAGAAATTATGAAAAATATGCCGACCTTGCTTTAAATGATGAACTTGATGACCGTATTTTAGAAAATAAAAGGAGTGCTTAA
- the ccoP gene encoding cytochrome-c oxidase, cbb3-type subunit III, with protein sequence MQWLNLEDNINLLSLIGAILIILITLVVIARIFQQMKEKKESAELSEHNWDDIGEYKNPIPVGWAIVFFLTIVWAIWYFLWGYPLNSYSRIGEYNEEVAAHTAKFEEKFKNLSTEDKVAMGQNLFLVQCSQCHGITADGINGKAQDLNIWGSEEGLIDVITKGSKGMGYLMGEMSPAADLGISEEDIPAVAAYVAKEISAIKKTANENLVARGKEVFATCVTCHGEDGTGVIGGEVMAPDLTKYGSAEFVVEILNRGKNGAIGSMPKFNSDLLSDIQKQAVGEYVISLSRGE encoded by the coding sequence ATGCAATGGTTAAATTTAGAAGATAATATTAATCTTTTATCTTTGATTGGGGCGATTCTTATTATTCTAATCACGCTTGTGGTGATAGCTAGAATTTTCCAACAGATGAAAGAAAAAAAAGAAAGTGCGGAGCTTAGTGAGCATAATTGGGACGACATAGGCGAGTATAAAAACCCTATCCCTGTGGGTTGGGCTATTGTATTTTTTCTCACTATTGTTTGGGCGATTTGGTATTTTTTATGGGGCTATCCTTTAAATTCTTATTCAAGAATAGGCGAATATAATGAAGAAGTTGCCGCTCACACAGCCAAATTTGAAGAGAAATTTAAAAATCTTTCCACAGAAGACAAGGTCGCTATGGGTCAAAATTTATTCTTAGTGCAATGCTCCCAGTGCCACGGAATCACCGCTGATGGGATTAATGGCAAAGCTCAAGATTTAAACATTTGGGGTTCAGAAGAAGGGCTTATCGATGTCATCACTAAAGGTTCTAAAGGTATGGGATATCTTATGGGAGAAATGTCTCCAGCAGCTGATTTAGGCATTAGCGAAGAGGATATCCCAGCCGTAGCTGCTTATGTAGCAAAAGAAATTTCAGCCATTAAAAAAACAGCAAACGAAAATTTAGTTGCTAGAGGTAAGGAAGTATTTGCTACTTGTGTAACTTGCCACGGCGAAGATGGCACGGGCGTTATAGGAGGCGAGGTTATGGCTCCTGATTTGACAAAATATGGCTCTGCTGAATTTGTGGTTGAGATCTTAAATAGGGGCAAAAATGGTGCGATCGGCTCTATGCCTAAATTTAATAGCGATCTTTTAAGCGATATTCAAAAACAAGCTGTTGGCGAATATGTCATTTCTCTTTCAAGGGGTGAGTAA
- a CDS encoding DUF4006 family protein, which translates to MENTNRCVFSLSGVTGMLIATVLLLAILVGLTIWGIKAQQDVMQKPYKLENPQAVKMIGSKEQDHIIIKDTK; encoded by the coding sequence ATGGAAAACACTAATCGTTGCGTATTTTCACTTTCGGGTGTTACAGGTATGCTTATAGCGACAGTTTTATTATTGGCGATTTTAGTTGGGCTTACTATTTGGGGTATTAAGGCACAGCAAGATGTTATGCAAAAGCCTTATAAACTTGAAAATCCACAAGCGGTTAAAATGATAGGCTCTAAGGAACAAGATCATATAATTATAAAGGACACAAAATGA
- a CDS encoding TPM domain-containing protein codes for MRKFLQGGFLAIFLSSLMPLSCFALEAVIYNENVLSQKVSNEINLIGKELYEKTGIFLAIATGEQSSFENLAQKQKDLPEPNVLLILSKNSHKVDIIGSSEALSFFDKEAVLSPYAGTGTILPILASKKGDIYNAALLNGYGDIADRLAKYFNIKLESSIGNANKDTLNILRILLYGFICFALLYYTQRRLKKRDTKIKTKRRRFG; via the coding sequence ATGAGAAAATTTCTTCAAGGTGGCTTTTTAGCCATCTTTTTATCTTCTTTAATGCCTCTTTCTTGTTTTGCGTTAGAGGCGGTGATTTATAATGAAAATGTTTTAAGTCAAAAAGTCAGCAATGAAATTAACCTCATCGGTAAGGAATTATATGAAAAAACGGGAATTTTTTTAGCCATTGCCACTGGAGAACAAAGCTCGTTTGAAAACTTAGCTCAAAAACAAAAAGATTTACCAGAGCCTAATGTCTTGCTAATTCTTTCTAAAAATTCACACAAAGTCGATATAATAGGCTCTAGTGAAGCTTTAAGCTTTTTTGATAAAGAAGCGGTTTTAAGCCCTTATGCTGGCACAGGCACTATACTTCCTATACTAGCCTCTAAAAAAGGCGACATTTATAACGCTGCTCTTTTAAATGGCTATGGCGATATAGCTGATAGACTTGCTAAGTATTTTAATATCAAGCTAGAAAGCTCCATAGGTAATGCCAACAAAGACACGCTAAATATACTTCGCATTTTACTTTATGGCTTTATTTGTTTTGCTCTGCTTTACTACACGCAAAGAAGATTAAAAAAACGAGACACAAAAATAAAAACAAAAAGGAGACGCTTTGGATAA
- a CDS encoding PD-(D/E)XK nuclease family protein, producing MKLYIFSSSRKIKEYYQQSKGTNALIDQALSVAEFLDKICLSQGFRASAYEQLLLMQEACKKSQNLEQKLGISTEFFAFLKNNEYLFSFFRELALENKSIKDLQNSDYYASYNEHLEILDCVFQNYLNLLKRENLYDELSLPLSYTLNLDFLEDYESIIYDLEGFLSRFELSLLLQIAKHKELILRFKTSKFNLAYFKELPFLKDVILKENYHYEFNITQNILLKKESLKPKNAFVKVQQFELRILQAAFVFDEISSFIRAGLKAEDIVVITPDEGFCDFLRLLDQNNMLNYASGISIKESLFYQRLRSLYESANLDDFYFDDNQNYFDEALNFDLHNSLLHYFELDFKEFKEHFTKECEFSYFETLIKQFLANENSELSLFVEKELFFIKNLLTNQKLNLKQILELFFIQISSFKQSYVGGGAVTAMGILESRGLSFDGVIVVDFNEDLIPKRSVNELFLNNEVRTKAGLISYEKRENLQRFYYEQLFKNAKKISICYVENEEKSRSRLLEDLEFRLDLTKEFSQKAYLNALKLNYKANIINLEPPQAPKLKHNLFATPLSYSRLTLFLESKRTYFYKYIKHLKEPRELKMDIKEQNDRKRLKNLGIFVHRILELYYKHYDFFDEKLFASLLEKEGQKEGLDALDLELLKIKFKEFAKKEQERFKQGYHIKHLELNVDKSIILEGQRIELAGKIDRIDSNERFGELILDYKSGKIPEKSYQLAFYKLLYNENAHASFYDLNDFELKEGKDTKSIFALKEELEKLLEEVDKEIVFENEKSNFCPYKLLYEKDLK from the coding sequence ATGAAACTTTATATTTTTAGCTCCTCAAGAAAGATTAAAGAGTATTATCAACAAAGCAAAGGCACAAATGCCCTTATCGACCAAGCCTTAAGCGTAGCCGAATTTTTAGATAAAATTTGCCTAAGTCAAGGCTTTAGAGCTAGTGCTTATGAGCAATTATTATTAATGCAAGAAGCGTGTAAGAAGAGTCAAAATTTAGAACAAAAGCTTGGAATTTCAACCGAATTTTTTGCCTTTTTGAAAAATAATGAATATCTTTTTTCCTTCTTTAGAGAACTTGCCTTAGAAAATAAAAGCATTAAGGACTTGCAAAATAGTGATTATTATGCGAGTTACAATGAGCATTTAGAAATTTTAGACTGCGTTTTTCAAAATTATCTAAATCTTTTAAAAAGAGAAAATTTATACGATGAGCTTTCTTTGCCACTCTCTTACACTCTTAACTTGGACTTTTTGGAAGATTATGAAAGTATTATTTATGATTTGGAGGGCTTTTTAAGCCGTTTTGAACTTTCTTTACTTTTGCAAATAGCAAAGCATAAGGAGCTTATTTTGCGTTTTAAAACAAGTAAATTTAATCTTGCTTATTTTAAAGAGCTGCCCTTTTTAAAAGATGTCATTTTAAAAGAAAACTATCATTATGAATTTAACATCACGCAAAATATTTTACTTAAAAAAGAATCTTTAAAGCCAAAAAATGCCTTTGTAAAAGTTCAGCAATTTGAGCTTAGGATTTTGCAAGCGGCTTTTGTTTTCGATGAAATTTCATCTTTTATTAGAGCGGGACTAAAGGCGGAGGATATTGTCGTCATTACGCCTGATGAGGGCTTTTGCGATTTCTTACGCCTTTTGGATCAAAATAATATGCTTAATTATGCAAGTGGGATTAGCATTAAAGAAAGCCTATTTTATCAAAGATTAAGAAGTCTTTATGAAAGTGCGAATTTGGACGATTTTTATTTTGATGACAATCAAAATTATTTTGACGAAGCACTAAATTTCGACCTACATAATAGCCTTTTGCACTATTTTGAGCTTGATTTTAAGGAATTTAAGGAGCATTTTACTAAAGAGTGTGAATTTTCTTATTTTGAAACCTTGATTAAACAATTTTTAGCAAATGAAAATAGCGAATTAAGCCTTTTTGTAGAAAAGGAGCTTTTTTTCATCAAAAATTTACTTACAAATCAAAAGTTAAATTTAAAGCAAATTTTAGAGCTTTTTTTCATACAAATTTCTTCCTTTAAACAAAGCTATGTCGGCGGCGGGGCTGTTACTGCTATGGGGATTTTAGAAAGTAGAGGGCTTAGTTTTGATGGGGTGATTGTGGTGGATTTTAATGAAGATCTTATCCCAAAAAGAAGTGTTAATGAACTATTTTTAAATAATGAAGTGCGGACAAAGGCAGGACTTATAAGCTATGAAAAAAGAGAAAATTTACAAAGATTTTATTATGAACAGCTTTTTAAAAATGCTAAAAAAATAAGTATTTGCTATGTAGAAAATGAAGAAAAAAGCAGGTCGCGTCTTTTAGAAGACCTTGAATTTAGGCTTGATTTGACTAAGGAATTTAGCCAAAAGGCTTATTTAAACGCCTTAAAACTAAACTATAAAGCAAATATCATCAACCTAGAGCCTCCTCAAGCACCTAAATTAAAACATAATCTTTTCGCCACGCCCCTTTCTTACTCAAGGCTAACTTTATTTTTAGAGTCTAAACGCACTTATTTTTATAAATATATCAAGCATTTAAAAGAGCCAAGAGAGCTAAAAATGGACATAAAAGAGCAAAACGATAGAAAGAGGCTTAAAAATTTAGGTATTTTTGTCCATCGTATTTTGGAGCTTTATTATAAACATTATGATTTTTTTGATGAAAAGCTTTTTGCTTCCTTGCTTGAAAAAGAGGGGCAAAAAGAGGGACTTGACGCTCTTGATTTAGAACTTTTAAAGATAAAATTTAAAGAATTTGCAAAAAAGGAACAAGAGCGTTTTAAGCAAGGTTACCATATTAAGCATTTAGAACTTAATGTGGATAAAAGCATTATTTTAGAGGGTCAAAGGATAGAGCTTGCAGGTAAAATCGACCGCATTGACTCAAATGAGCGTTTTGGGGAGCTGATATTAGACTATAAAAGTGGGAAAATCCCTGAAAAATCCTACCAACTCGCCTTTTATAAGCTTTTATATAATGAAAACGCCCACGCCTCTTTTTATGATTTAAATGATTTTGAACTTAAAGAGGGTAAAGATACAAAAAGCATTTTTGCCCTTAAAGAGGAGCTTGAAAAGCTTTTAGAAGAGGTGGATAAAGAAATCGTTTTTGAAAATGAAAAAAGCAATTTTTGTCCGTATAAATTACTTTATGAAAAAGATTTAAAATGA
- a CDS encoding RecB-like helicase has translation MSEFKPFLALEASAGSGKTFALSMRFVALILNGAKIDEILAITFTKKATNEMKKRVIENFLTFDKKEAETKELCKLLGKDKEELIRLRDAKKEEFLRKNLKIYTFDALFSQILRSFALNLGLMSDFESVENSQDVRKAFLKKLSKEELKKLATYILKIDEKEHFFNELESLYQNAYFKSLNITNQPDLSKLQSAYDDLRKYCLSFDNKNLKSNFKSEKLHLKEFLKSSIIDQFEEKKYLRDLAQEDVNFTAKRERFLESLRQYALELEDFKIANLMELLKIFIEAKNDLHKNKNILSFSDISRRVLDLIRSDLKDMIYFRLDGRISHLLIDEFQDTSVVQYETLKPIIAELVSGEGVKKNRSFFYVGDKKQSIYRFRNSKKELFDLLRDTFTQIKTENLDTNYRSLGHLIEFVNTQFKNKFENFIPQKILEQNQNKGFVRIVQSEETDAKKTKQELLKVLKEQLDFLHQKGVLYEKICILCWQNNDANEILEYLKEHKIPAFTQSNILLENKASVRLVLEYAKYCIFGDVFYLEVMREFLGFEPERLQLDLAKSPEQNVLYLIKNLKLDLADIALLQFLEYAKQKGNFMELLFSPCPLKMMGEENYGISIMTVHKSKGLEFDYVTVLDRLSKGKNDNEQILLEYDIQKGWELRIKNAFHKATRDTSYQDFLARIEKAQKDDDINKLYVALTRAKNGLIVIKKNPFCVNGNNPSYFNGKGYLDLECCEIGTLNEQTAPKNEEQKEQNTLKEFVKIPLQNVEKIELKEEFHFGNAFHFCMQSLRLPKGENLENVKQKTRDKFRHFLSEDEFNALFKRVQNLLENKDFQALLQGKKLLKEQPLSFNGELKRLDLLALDEKEALIIDYKTGEFNAKNAEQITLYKQAIKEILNKQNTRAFLVYSLDKNIQIQKI, from the coding sequence ATGAGTGAATTTAAGCCCTTTTTAGCCCTAGAGGCAAGTGCTGGTAGTGGAAAAACCTTTGCTTTGAGTATGCGTTTTGTTGCTTTGATTTTAAATGGAGCTAAAATTGATGAAATTTTAGCCATTACCTTTACCAAAAAAGCCACAAATGAAATGAAAAAAAGAGTGATAGAAAATTTCTTAACTTTTGACAAAAAAGAAGCCGAAACGAAAGAGCTTTGCAAACTTTTAGGTAAGGATAAAGAGGAGTTAATCCGCTTAAGAGACGCTAAAAAAGAGGAATTTTTAAGAAAAAATCTAAAAATATACACCTTTGATGCCTTATTTTCTCAAATTTTACGCTCCTTTGCTTTAAATTTAGGCTTGATGAGTGATTTTGAAAGCGTTGAAAATTCTCAAGATGTAAGAAAGGCTTTTTTAAAAAAGCTTTCTAAAGAGGAGCTTAAAAAACTGGCAACTTATATTTTAAAAATTGATGAAAAAGAGCATTTTTTTAATGAGCTTGAAAGCCTTTATCAAAACGCTTATTTTAAAAGTCTTAATATAACAAATCAGCCTGATTTATCCAAGCTTCAAAGTGCTTATGATGATTTGAGAAAATACTGCTTAAGTTTTGATAATAAAAATTTAAAAAGCAATTTTAAAAGCGAAAAATTACATCTTAAAGAATTTTTAAAAAGTTCTATTATTGACCAATTTGAGGAAAAAAAATATTTGCGAGATTTAGCCCAAGAAGATGTCAATTTTACTGCAAAAAGAGAGCGTTTTTTAGAAAGTTTAAGGCAGTATGCCCTAGAGCTAGAGGACTTTAAAATAGCGAATTTAATGGAGCTTTTAAAGATTTTTATCGAGGCAAAAAACGATTTACATAAAAATAAAAATATTTTAAGCTTTAGTGATATTAGCAGAAGAGTTTTAGACCTTATACGAAGTGATTTAAAGGATATGATTTATTTTAGGCTTGATGGGCGTATTAGTCATCTTTTAATTGACGAATTTCAAGACACTAGCGTTGTGCAGTATGAGACTTTAAAACCCATTATCGCCGAGCTTGTGAGTGGAGAGGGTGTGAAAAAAAATCGAAGCTTTTTTTATGTCGGGGACAAAAAGCAAAGCATTTACCGCTTTAGAAATAGCAAAAAAGAGCTTTTTGACCTACTTAGAGACACTTTTACGCAGATTAAAACAGAAAACCTTGATACAAATTACCGCTCTTTAGGGCATTTAATCGAATTTGTTAATACTCAATTTAAAAATAAATTTGAAAATTTTATCCCTCAAAAGATTTTAGAGCAAAATCAAAATAAAGGCTTTGTTCGCATAGTGCAAAGCGAGGAAACAGACGCTAAAAAGACCAAGCAAGAACTTCTTAAAGTTTTAAAAGAACAGCTTGATTTCCTACATCAAAAAGGTGTTTTGTATGAGAAAATTTGCATTTTATGTTGGCAAAATAATGACGCAAATGAAATTTTAGAATATTTAAAAGAGCATAAAATCCCAGCTTTTACACAAAGTAATATTTTGCTTGAAAATAAGGCTAGCGTGCGTTTGGTGTTAGAATATGCAAAATACTGCATTTTTGGCGATGTTTTTTATTTAGAAGTGATGAGGGAATTTTTAGGCTTTGAGCCTGAAAGATTGCAGCTTGATTTAGCTAAAAGTCCTGAGCAAAATGTGCTTTATCTCATTAAAAATTTAAAGCTTGACCTAGCCGATATAGCCTTGCTTCAGTTTTTAGAATATGCCAAGCAAAAGGGCAATTTTATGGAGCTTTTATTTAGCCCTTGTCCTTTAAAGATGATGGGCGAGGAAAATTATGGTATTAGCATTATGACCGTGCATAAATCTAAGGGGCTTGAATTTGACTATGTAACCGTGCTTGATAGACTTTCAAAGGGTAAAAATGACAATGAGCAAATTTTACTTGAATACGATATTCAAAAAGGCTGGGAGCTAAGGATTAAAAATGCTTTTCACAAAGCCACGCGTGATACCTCCTATCAAGATTTTTTAGCGAGGATAGAAAAAGCTCAAAAAGATGATGATATTAACAAGCTTTATGTCGCACTCACAAGGGCTAAAAATGGTCTTATTGTCATTAAGAAAAATCCATTTTGCGTTAATGGTAACAATCCAAGCTATTTTAACGGCAAGGGTTATTTAGACCTTGAGTGTTGTGAAATAGGCACTCTTAACGAGCAAACAGCTCCTAAAAACGAGGAGCAAAAAGAGCAAAACACCCTTAAAGAATTTGTCAAAATTCCTCTACAAAATGTCGAAAAAATAGAACTTAAAGAAGAATTTCATTTTGGTAATGCCTTTCACTTTTGTATGCAAAGCTTAAGGCTTCCAAAGGGAGAAAATTTAGAAAATGTCAAGCAAAAAACAAGGGATAAATTCCGCCATTTTTTAAGCGAAGATGAATTTAACGCCCTTTTTAAAAGAGTGCAAAATTTACTTGAAAATAAAGATTTTCAAGCCCTTTTACAAGGTAAAAAATTATTAAAAGAACAGCCGCTTAGTTTTAATGGTGAATTAAAAAGACTTGATTTACTTGCACTTGATGAAAAGGAAGCGTTGATTATTGATTATAAAACGGGTGAATTTAATGCTAAAAATGCCGAGCAAATCACACTTTACAAACAAGCCATTAAAGAAATTTTAAATAAGCAAAACACAAGAGCTTTTTTGGTGTATAGTCTCGATAAAAATATACAAATACAAAAAATTTAA
- a CDS encoding YkgJ family cysteine cluster protein, whose protein sequence is MDFPCTKCGACCKNISGIKELESYDLGNGVCKHLDTQSNECKIYANRPMICRIEAMYKKVYLRKYSKEEFYALNIESCKVLQEKEGVDRAFRL, encoded by the coding sequence ATGGACTTTCCTTGCACAAAATGTGGTGCGTGTTGCAAAAACATTAGTGGCATTAAAGAGCTAGAATCTTACGATTTAGGCAATGGCGTATGCAAGCACTTAGACACGCAAAGCAATGAATGCAAAATCTATGCAAATCGCCCTATGATATGCAGAATAGAAGCGATGTATAAAAAGGTCTATTTGAGAAAATATAGCAAAGAGGAGTTTTACGCACTCAATATAGAATCTTGCAAAGTTTTGCAAGAAAAAGAGGGTGTGGATAGGGCATTTAGGTTGTAG
- the rplM gene encoding 50S ribosomal protein L13, with protein MTKITKPNEVKREWIVLDAEGKRFGRLLTEVATILRGKNKPCYTPNVDCGDYVVIINASKAVFTGANKAEDKLYHRHSGYFGSVKSEKFGDLLEKNPAKLYKLAVRGMLPKTNLGRAMLKKLKIYAGSEHPHTAQIAKEGK; from the coding sequence ATGACAAAGATAACAAAGCCAAACGAGGTCAAACGCGAATGGATCGTTTTAGACGCTGAAGGAAAGCGTTTCGGTCGTCTTTTAACAGAGGTGGCGACTATTTTAAGAGGTAAAAATAAGCCTTGTTATACACCAAATGTCGATTGTGGAGATTATGTCGTCATCATCAATGCTTCAAAAGCTGTTTTCACTGGAGCAAATAAGGCTGAAGATAAGCTTTATCATAGGCATTCTGGCTATTTTGGAAGTGTGAAAAGTGAAAAATTTGGAGATTTGCTTGAAAAAAACCCTGCAAAGCTTTATAAATTAGCCGTTAGAGGTATGCTTCCTAAAACAAATTTAGGTAGAGCTATGCTTAAAAAACTTAAAATTTACGCAGGAAGTGAGCATCCTCACACCGCACAAATCGCTAAAGAAGGAAAATAA
- the rpsI gene encoding 30S ribosomal protein S9, protein MAKATYATGKRKTAIAKVWIKSGSGKISVNGVDLNTWLGGHEAIKLKVVQPLLVTKQEASMDIRATTLGGGYSAQAEALRHGISRALAAMDADFRALLKPQGLLTRDSRSVERKKYGRRKARRSPQFSKR, encoded by the coding sequence ATGGCAAAAGCAACATACGCAACAGGTAAGAGAAAAACCGCTATCGCTAAGGTTTGGATTAAGTCAGGTAGTGGAAAAATAAGCGTTAATGGAGTGGATTTAAACACTTGGCTTGGCGGACACGAAGCGATAAAACTTAAAGTCGTGCAACCTCTACTTGTAACAAAACAAGAAGCAAGTATGGATATACGCGCAACGACTTTAGGGGGAGGCTACTCCGCACAAGCTGAAGCTTTAAGACACGGGATTTCAAGGGCTTTAGCTGCTATGGACGCTGACTTTAGAGCCTTACTTAAACCGCAAGGCTTATTAACAAGAGATAGTAGAAGCGTAGAGCGTAAGAAATACGGACGCAGAAAAGCAAGAAGAAGTCCGCAGTTCTCTAAGCGTTAA
- a CDS encoding outer membrane protein A: protein MKKVFLCLGLASALFAADNSVKFELTPTFSFNKFEGNLDLDDRAAPGVRLGYHFDDFWLDQLELGLEHYSNVKYSNTDRTNLTKVFLSAIKGIDVGESFYFYGLAGGGYERFSNEQFDNESGGFGHYGAGMKYKLTDSLALRLETRDQISFHEANHNWVTTLGVSFGFGGSKNSSTTNTQKNSPEETSLEGKTISLEGHFDFDKTTINPAFESKIQNIAKVLEENEKYNTILEGHTDNIGSRAYNQKLSERRAQRVANELMKFGVDKKRIEVKGYGQDKPRSSNETKEGRADNRRVEARFFLAQ from the coding sequence ATGAAAAAAGTATTTTTATGTTTAGGTTTAGCAAGTGCTTTATTTGCAGCGGATAATAGTGTCAAATTTGAACTAACTCCTACCTTTAGTTTTAATAAATTTGAGGGAAATTTAGACCTTGATGATAGAGCAGCGCCTGGTGTGAGACTTGGCTATCATTTTGATGATTTTTGGCTTGACCAACTTGAGCTTGGCTTGGAGCATTATTCTAATGTAAAATATTCTAACACTGATAGAACAAATCTTACGAAAGTATTTTTAAGTGCGATTAAGGGCATCGATGTAGGTGAAAGCTTTTACTTTTATGGTTTAGCTGGTGGAGGTTATGAAAGATTTTCTAACGAGCAGTTTGACAATGAAAGTGGCGGTTTTGGGCATTATGGTGCGGGTATGAAGTATAAACTTACAGATTCTTTAGCTTTAAGACTTGAGACAAGAGACCAAATAAGCTTCCACGAAGCAAATCATAACTGGGTTACTACGCTTGGCGTAAGTTTTGGCTTTGGTGGCTCAAAAAATAGCTCGACAACTAATACTCAAAAAAACTCCCCGGAAGAAACTTCACTTGAAGGAAAAACCATTAGCTTAGAAGGGCATTTTGACTTTGACAAAACAACTATAAATCCAGCTTTTGAAAGCAAAATTCAAAATATCGCCAAGGTCCTAGAAGAAAATGAAAAATACAACACCATTTTAGAGGGACACACAGATAACATAGGCTCAAGAGCTTATAACCAAAAGCTTTCTGAACGCCGCGCACAAAGAGTCGCAAATGAGCTTATGAAATTTGGCGTAGATAAAAAACGCATTGAAGTTAAAGGCTATGGGCAAGATAAACCACGCTCAAGCAACGAAACAAAAGAAGGTAGAGCGGATAATAGAAGAGTTGAAGCAAGATTTTTCCTCGCTCAATGA
- a CDS encoding HAD family hydrolase — MKDKTLLFDLDGTLIDSTPAILNSFHFAFEKLGLKPSLDEDIKRLIGLPLDEAFKVLCKEKAYLAEQFVDFYREKYRTIYLDQTTLLPLAKEALEMASEFADLAVVTTKGSQFTKPLLDFLGVGHFFKSIVGRNDVQFAKPHPEPILTALKRLNKDKTHAFMIGDTQFDILAAKAAGISHIALSCGYESIESLQKYSDCIKNNAYEAVKHIANL; from the coding sequence ATGAAAGATAAAACTCTTCTTTTCGACCTAGATGGCACCTTGATAGACTCAACGCCTGCCATCTTAAATTCTTTTCACTTCGCCTTTGAAAAGCTGGGCTTAAAGCCTAGCTTAGATGAGGATATTAAACGCTTAATAGGACTTCCACTTGATGAAGCTTTTAAAGTGCTTTGTAAAGAAAAAGCGTATTTAGCCGAGCAATTTGTCGATTTTTATAGAGAAAAATACCGCACCATTTATTTAGACCAAACCACGCTTTTGCCTTTAGCTAAAGAGGCTTTAGAAATGGCTAGCGAATTTGCAGATTTAGCGGTTGTAACGACTAAGGGGTCGCAATTTACTAAGCCTTTGCTAGATTTTTTAGGAGTGGGACATTTCTTTAAAAGCATAGTAGGGCGTAATGATGTGCAGTTTGCAAAACCTCACCCAGAGCCTATTTTAACGGCATTAAAAAGATTAAATAAAGACAAAACTCACGCTTTTATGATAGGCGATACTCAATTTGACATTTTAGCGGCTAAGGCAGCAGGAATTTCTCATATAGCCTTAAGCTGTGGTTATGAAAGTATAGAAAGCCTACAAAAATATAGCGATTGTATCAAAAATAACGCTTATGAAGCGGTAAAGCATATAGCAAATTTATAA